ACAAAGAAACCTCGCTCTCAAGGTGGTCGTAATAGGGAGTTCCCCTTTCTTTGattatgatgacgtcattttacATGTGAAGCATGTTATAGATTTTTGTTTCTTGATTTATCTTGGTAGGGAAACTGGTATGTTATGGAAAGCATTTTAATACCAGTCACGCAGCATATAAACAGTTTATCAGCACGACTTATCTCTtctaaacattaaaaaaaaaaagaagacatcTTGATAATACAGTTCACTCTATATTACGGTGACTTGATACAGCGGACACCCATTAATCCGGATACGTTATAAAATAGCAATAATCCATAACAAATGTCTACATCACTGCCACAGATACTCAAAGGGAACTCATAAAGCAGATATTAGCATCCGGATCATGAATTATTCGGATTATCGAAATCCATGATAGGAAAATAAAGGAAGAAAAAGACGAGGTGCGTGAATGACTGCTTGCAACTTAACTTTTCACTCATTAGCATTCTGGTCCCGAATGGGAGCCTTTAGAAAGATATCTTTTCGGATAACTGGTTCCGGACTAACGAGTTTCGACTGTACATAATCATcgtatatataaaaatgtacgTCACAGATTTGTCGTTTCGGTCTATTAGTCTATCTgaataaacatatttgtatatacaacattaacGTAGATAATTCCTTACttacattttcattatatttcaacCAATAGTTgtctatttataaataaatactaaCTTAATTTGTAACCCAGCGTTACGTTCTATGGAAGTCAAAACGCATGATCCGGAGAAATGTTCTCTTAAATTGCTGATTGGCTAAGGCGTAACAGAAGGGGTTGACGGGACTGTTCAGATAGCACAGCCAATACGTGAACTGGTAAAGTTTGATGTTTATACAGTCATAACCGCCACACAAACCTATAATGAAAACCATCACGTGGTATGGAGTCCAGCAGAGTACATACGCACCTAAAATAAAAGTGATAGTCCGGAAGGCCTTTCGTGCCCTATTCTCCGATTTTGATTTCTTCTGTTCTCTTTGTCTTGCAGCCTTTTGTCTCTTCAGTTGCTTTTCACGCATAGATTTTACCAATGCATGGAAAGGACTTCCAAATCTACGCTCCGAGCTAGCCGAAGTATCGTTCGACCGGACTGAATCTAACGGTTTCCGGTGGGGTTTGCCAGTTACAGCAGCCTTGCCATTTGATGGAAGGTTGTTTGGCGCCATGTGTTCCAGATCCGTATCCATTGTTTGATCTTCTTCAATAACCTCCATGTTGGTGTTATTGGAGTTCGCAGGAATCGGAATTGGCATGTACTTATCTGCCCTGCGTTTCCAAATCGGAGAGGATCCTTCGTCGGCCGAAGAATCATTATTTGTTCCCGGATCCGATAAGAGTTTAATGTTTTCTGCCGACGCTAAAGATTTCAAACTATCTTCGTCAATGTATTTACATCCacttatgacgtcatcaacagCTAACTCATTAATCGAGTTTGAGTTGTTCACTTTTTTAGGGTAATTATTTTCCGGTGGAATCACTACCGTATCATACGCTGGCGGTAAAGCGTCCGGAAGCGGTGTATTCAATTCTTCCTCCGCCTCTCCGTGGTCGTTTGGCAGAGTAACACTGGAAGCGGTAATGGAGAAGGCTAATTTTGACACGTGACCAAATGATACTCCCAGCATGCCTTTGAGGGAAGGGCGATACGTCGTATCTGTTTGAACAGCGCTGTTGACGAAACAGGTTTGATCGTCATCATCGTCATCCGCGTGTTTTCCAGTAAGGGGAGTTTTACTGGAGCCACAAGCGCCTTCCTGACTGCTACTATTTTCTTCATCCGAAGCAAACGCGGGCGAACTTGATCTGTCCTCCTCTGGAGGTTTCGTAAAGCTAGTGGTGTCCACACCCCTGAGGTGTCTCGCATTGTTGTTTTCAGTTCTCTTGCGGCTGTTTTGAGAGGCCGCTCCCGCGTCTACAGCGCGTGCCTTCTTTTTGCTCTCATGCGCTGTATGGGACATGGCAGTTGTCATCTTCTTATGCTTTGCCTCGGCCTTTTTCTGTAGACTGAGGGCTACACGATAAATACCGGTGTATAATCCAATCATAACAAAAAGAGTTGTCCAATAATATCCAATGGTCAACAGAAATGTAAACAATGGGTCACTCATGAATTGTACCTCACACTCATATTTGTCCACCGTCCTCTCGCCCACGAAGTACTGCCATCCTATGATGGAAGTGAAGAAAACTGCACAGGGTATTATCCAAGTAAACGCTATCATTATGATCACCTTTTTCTCCGTTCGCCAATTTCGATATTTAGCTGGAATTTTTACAGAAAAGAATCTATCTACAGTAATGAAAAATACGGTGTATTGTGATGCAAGACATACTGTCCAATCCAGGGACAGCCAGAGATCGCAAATGATGTCCCCAAGGGGCCAGTACCCTAGTAAAAGGTACAGAGTGAAACAGGGCATGGAAAAGGTACCGATGAGGAGATCAGACACCGCTAGCGACGCGATAAAGTAGTTCGTCGGCTGTCTGATACTTCGCTCCACTGCAAACGCGATCAACACAAGAATATTTCCCAGAACTGTTACTAAGACGACTACAGCCGCCATTGCTCCGAGGAGAATGGTTAGCCACATGGGGTAGGGTGGTCCCGCCCAGGCCGGTGACGTGTCGTCAGTGCACGTGACATTTGTGAAAGTGTCGTTACACTGACATGGCGGGGTTGAATTGTCCGGACAGAGGAATGCTGTAGTCGTGTCCACCACAATACTGACGTTCTGTGTAAGCAACGCCATTGTTTTATCCAaaaaatatcacgtgatatttcgtttgttgttgtttttttttcgtttagAAAATCACATCcttataactgatgatgcacCATTTGGTCCCATTCCTTGGTGGTGTGTAATGTTCGGCTCAGGGTTTCTGATTAATCATTCCAAGAGCCCATCACCTGCAaatatataaagacaaaaatCATCAGTTGTGaactctatacaatgtattaaacatCTTGACCATCTGTAATAAATATTGTCGTGTTTTTGAAAAGCTAATCTAGGTGCTGAAGTGCACACACCCTTCATTACTGTAGTCTGACGTTCAGTATGCGTTTTCACGCAAACTAATCTTATCAACAACAGATTGACCATTCGGAACTCACAGCCTCATTTCGGAAAACCTAGACCTTATTGACGTCCACAAATATACCTATAAATAATTCAATGACAGGGTTATCATTTTTAATCGATAGATTCATATCTTCAGTTGTGTGCAGATGGAGTTGCTTTGTGGCATGTGTAAGTACAAATTAATATTGATTGTAGTTGATGAGGTGTGATTGATCTCTTTAGTCCTACCGTAATTGGCAGTTGCGCATTTGTATTTCTCGCTGTACGCGTGACCTACATATCGTTTTAATTATCCAACGACAATTCCTTCAATTAACTAATGCCTCGTCCTCACTTTGGGCTCGGTCcatgacattaatatatataataagattACATATGAACGACTTTTTTTATCAGAGTTAACCCTTCATGTTATTGCTACTGCGCCCAGAGATCGTCAGGTCACATGACATCCGGGTGAGTGTTCGGAGACCGTGAAAGGTGTGTCATTCATGCATAAATATTAATAGGCAATGATGAGACAATGTGTTTCTTGTTTTAATAGGTTGTCAATGACCTGGAACCGTCATTGCTATCTCTGTATAAACTCCATCAACACTTCAGTAATATTAATGCACTTGTTTATTCCAAAACAGAACATGTCGTTTCTGAGTACAGAATCATTATTGCAATAGCGCATGATGTTTTCCCGGGGATAAAATATGTATGAACTGTGTATCGATATTAAACAAGAAACATGTGTATCGATATTAAACAAGAAACAGAGGCAGAAACTGAtgaaaaaccaaaccaaagggGAAGACAACACAAAccttataattttgttttttttataatttttttattttcaaagacattTCATTTTGGATTACAAGGCAATAAACATCACATTCACACACTTCACATTCACACATTTCAcattcacacacatatatactgaagaaaaccaaactgtcaattaatgtttttttttttttcattactgtattatggaatacattgtatatatgaaattgtcAAAAGTCAATTGATTTATAATATTGGGTATAGTTAATTGATTAAACGACATAATAGTCACTATATTGCTAAAGAACTTTTAAGTACATATAAGTTGTCCAAAAtattaatgctatatataaaaatatatgtatatccaaATTGCTATATAATATCAACAGTAACATGTAACATAAACACTACGTAATATTACACAATCAAGAAACATACATATCTCTTTCATATATAcagttttccttttttaaattataacttTTTTATGTGTGTGCATACATATCTCACAAACATATACACCTTTACATCCATTCACCATGCATACCAGGATAATACAGTAGACAAACATTGAAGAGATAAAAATTAACTGTATTAAATTGAAATAGTAACACTAAATATTGTAGGAGACAGAGACACACACAACATAGAAAGAGAGAAAtaaagagagaaagagagagagagagagagagaaaggtTGTAGGTAGGAAAGAAAAGGAAGTTAGAGGTCCCATAGCTAAAATATCcgaaatatattcaaaattccTTGTATAATTTGagtattaataaaacattacattttcgAACAATAGGCAAAAGTCAGAGCATGCGATAgcattaacaaataaaaaacatgtaagatgggcatacagtattaataatattatttgtacTACTGTTACATTTCAACAATGGCTTTCCATTTCCtccaattaatttcaaatttcctTTTCATGTATTCATTTTTGCTGCTGATGATATATTTCTGAACAATGAAGTGGTCTTTAATGACATTGATAAGAGCATTCAGACTCAAAGATTTATGTAGACATCTACTTTTATAGATGTAGTGTTTTATAATTACTAAAATTTCGTTATCAACCATATTTGCTTGAGATGATAGTATACCAAAAAGAAAAGattctttatttataaaaataggAATGAGGAAAATGTCACATAAAGTTTCAAATCGCTGTAGTAGTTCCTGCACTTCTGTGCATTCCCATAGACAATGGACAATAGTTTCTCTTTCCATGTTACAGAGTGTACATAAAGGACTAGggtatatgtttattttaaaaagaaaagtgttAGTTACTAGAATATGATGTAAAATTCTAACTTGAAACCATTGCAATTTAGAACTTTTCGTGATAGTAAATGGAAGTTTAAGTATTTTAACCCATTTTTCATGATTAAACTCAAAGTCAAATTCTTCATTCCATTTTCTTACCCCATTTGGTGTTGAAGGTGCTGTAATGATGCAGTTATAAAAGTCTTTAGATCCCTTTTTACTCTTATAAAATATTCCTATGTTTGATGGTAAGAATGGTAAGTCTGGTCTTTCTATCATAAACTCAAATCTTCTAAGAAAATGCTTTACAGCTGTGACTAGACCATGATATTGtagaaaatttgtatttattctATAGTTTTGACGGAATTCATTAAGGGAATAAAAagtcatatcacaaatatttttGACAAGGTCATTTATAGTATAAACAGTGGCTTTAAACCAGTGTggatagaaaacaaatttattcCCTATTtggatgtcattgttataccAAAGTGgtgtttttaatatagaatCTTGGCGTATCACCCTCATATAATTTGAGTTATTCAATCTAACCCAACATTTGAATATTTCCttccaaaatttatttttacaattagAAACACATGTACTAATATATTCCTTGCcacaattttgtaattttttttatatcaacagTCAAATTTAAAAGTACATTCCATTTCCCTGATGACTGAAAAACTCTCCTGACCCAACTTAGCTTAAGGGAATCGATAAATGCATGCAGATCAACCATTTTCAACCCTCCATCTACATAGTCTTGAATAACAAcatccttttttattttatgaggTTTACCACCCCACAAAAAGTTGAATAATATAGAATTCAGTTTAGTAATATATTTTTCAGGTGGACTTGGTAGGgtaataaatagataattaaattGAGAGATTAGTAAGGATTTGATTATGTTAATTTTACCAAGAGGTGTTAAGTTCCTCCTACTCCATATATTAATTAGAGATTTAAGTTTCACCaactttttgtcaaaattcattctaGGGATTTCACTAAGATCCACAGAAAAGTCTATTCCTAAAAAAGTGAATTAGTCTTTTCCCCAAATCAGATTCAGTTCGGGTAAAAAAGTTTCCTGACTGTATTTTTTACTGCCAATCCATATTACCTGAGTTTtattagtattaatattaaGCCCTGAAATATTGGCAAAACTATTTAATTCAGTAATTGATTCTTTTAAAGACATCTCTGAACCATCTAGAATTAATCCTGTGTCATCTGCAGATTGTACATTcagaatatctatattttgGAGTTGTATTCCCTTGATGTTTCTATTGTTTCTTATTCTTGCTGCTAAAACCTCAACACAAAGGATGAAGATATATGGAGCAATGGGATCCCCTTGACGACAACCACGCTGTATGCTAATTGATGAAGAAATATTACCACCCTGAttaattgaagaaaaaacattATTATGAAGAATATTAACCCAATTCCTTATATCTGTCAAAccttataatataatatactataCCCGTAATCTTAAAAAATCTAAAGCTACATTTGTCAAATTCACATGAACTACAACGACTGCATATTATGTACTTCTATCATATGACGTAAAACACATGTGGTGACGTTAAGCAAATGTGGTGACGTCAAGGACATGTGGTGACGTAAGGCACATGTGGTGACGTAAAGCACATGCAGGGACGTAAGGCACATGTGGTGACGTAAAGCACATGTGGTGACGTAAAGCACATGTGGTGACGTAAGACATATGTCATGACGTTAAACATATGTCGTGACGTAAGACAGATTTGATTACTTAAAACGTATGTGATTATGTAAAGCACATGTACTGACGTAACACATATTAAGGGGTGACGTAACTCGCGCCACCCCACCTGAGATTTAACGCAAAAGACTTCATTCTGATTCGAGGTaactttttttataaacaacatTATTTCTGTCAATGGTTGAAATAATGAATATGGAAATCGTATCAATCATATATAGATCTTAGAGTTTGAAGaggaattttgaaaattaacatgaaaattaGTCTGACGAAAAATATGCGCTGTAAAAAATAATGCCTTTTAGAGAACAACATCTAGACCATCATGGCGAAATGTACCTCGCGATGTAATAACAGTATAGAATTTGGTTCATCGGTTCCGTTAGGTCAAATATCCTGTCCTATTCACCGATCTATGAGTGCAGCTATTGATCACACATAGGTAATCAcacataaaatatgaaaaccTTCAGTGGTTAAATAACTACAGTAGGCCAGCAGAGTAACAACTGATTATAAACGAATCTGATCTAACACGAATTGGACGGAGATAAGGAAATCTATTTATTGATTTTCCGGAATTAATGGCCGTTAACAATTTGCTCACTGTAATTAGACTACGCTCAGAGTTAGACCCAGGCATACCGAATATACTTCGATCGCCGGGACTTTATATCACAGGCAGGGGCCCGCTTCCTTGTTTAGAATGGTACTCGGGAATAAAGCTGGTACGGGAGGATGTTCAGAGTATTTATTGGGTTTTTGGCTTAGCCTGATTACATTAATTTCAACACAGCGGACAAACCATCATCACCATTGACATAATGGGCTGATGTCTACTGTACGTAAGCTGTGTATCTATACAGAACGACGGGTTACCATGTTAATAACCACCACTACAAGAACAGCAAGCAccgccaccaccaccaccaccaccaccaccacaaacaaatcaccacaacaacaacaatcacCATAACCACAACCACAAACAAATCACCACAACCACCGCCAGCACCACAAACAAATCACCACAACAACAATTATCATCACCACCACAACCACCGCCACCACCACAAACAAATAACCacacccaccaccaccaccacaaatAAATCACCACAAAAATcaccacaaccaccaccaccacaaccacAAACAAATCACCACAACTTAtgccaccaccaccaccacataCAAAttaccacaacaacaacaacaccaaccaCCGCCaccaccacaaacaaaacaCCACCGCAAACACCACCACCATCACAACCACAAACAAATCACCACAACTACCACCACCATCACAACCACAAACAAATCACCAcaactaccaccaccaccacaaccacAAACAAATCACCACCACaaacaccaccaccacaaccacAAACAAAACACCACCACaaacaccaccaccacaaccacAAACAAATCACCAcaactaccaccaccaccacaaacACCACCACCACAAACACCATCACCACAAACACCACCACCACAAACAAATCACCACCACAAACAAATCACCACCACAAACAAATCACCACCACAAACACCACCACCTCCACCATGACGACATAATTTATACTgtgaataaaatacaaaaataaagtacagaaaaaaaaatgatgatgatttaGTTGAATTGATGtgttttaatacaaaatacaatgtacatgtactattttcACTGGCACTTTTTATTGAGCCTACAATAAAGCGAGGGAAAGTGAAATAATTTCAACCCCGGCTTTACCTTCAAACAGTGTTATTAGATCCGTTCAATATATGAGATGATAGTACATAACTATCATTAATTAGATGATAGAACATAACTATCATTAATTAGACGATAGTACATAACTATCATTAATTAGATGGTCGACAAGTTTTTATTTTACCAGAGAGAGATTTATAACCAGCAGCTCGATAACCTGATATAGGATTGATTCGCGAATGCGTACTTTACCCGAGTAGTCGGATCCGTGATTTAGTACGGCCCTTAAAGAACCATATAGGTAGCGTTATGTAGCCGATATCGTCCTTTTATCGTTATTAGTCAAGCTGGGCTCATATTGTCTGTCTGATTCAAgtttcaagatttcaagattttcatTTGCTTCAGACACACGTCTCGTATGTCTGGGATCGTCGATGCTCTAAACTAAAGCCAATTCAGACAAGATACAATGGATCATTTGTAATGCtgccgaaaaaaaaatcaatgttacAATTACATTAAAAATTAAGAGGAAATTATAAATGACCGTAGGGCCAGTTTTATACACCAGACCGAGAAGGTTATGGCGCCTTAACAGCGGATACCTGTTTACCAGTTCCAACCAATCGTTTTTCGATTGATTCCTCGGCGTGCATTCATTGCACAATCTCAAATAGTCTATTCAGCGATATAAAGCCAATGTATTATGTATAGTCCATTGGAGGTAATCAGCATTCCAGCCATGGGCCAGACTtcgagtgaccttgacctcaaaaCCTCCAGGCTGTCCGCATTAACCTCATTTAAGAGGAACTTAAATTATCGATCCAACTTCGTTTGAAATTGTGTGATTTTTCTACAGAGAAATTGAAAATCAATATTCCCCTTGTTAGGtaaacactataacatatatatacatgtaataacgtTTGTAGCATGTCGTATGTTTAAACAATTGAGTGTTTAGGGGACAGCACGGCAAAcaggttaatttaattcaatttaattctTTTCGTTGAAAGGGGAGTGGGAgtttgttcatatatatatatatatatacaatgtatatttatatttatcgttattactagaccctatatttaaatctatatataaatttctGGTAAAATTTCATGAAACGCGATAAAGTGTGTTGTAGGTCACCATCGACATCGGGCAAAATGAAATTCCTTGATATCATTTGTAAACATAATGTAGATAGTATGATATCATTGATGAAATGTGATATTATCGGTGGAAATCAAGGTAGATGCTGTGATTTCATTGGAGGAAATCAAGGTAGATACTGTGATTTCATTGGAGGAAATTAAGATAGATACTGTGATATCATTGGAGGAATTCAATGTAGATACTGTGATTTCATTGGTGGATATCAAGGTAGATACTGTGATTTCATTGGAGGATATCAAGGTAGATACTGTGATTTCATTGGAGGATATCAAGGTAGATACTGTGATTTCATTGGAGGAAATCAAGATAGATACTGTGATTTCATTGGAGGAAATCAAGGTAGATACGGCGATTTCATTGGT
The window above is part of the Pecten maximus chromosome 2, xPecMax1.1, whole genome shotgun sequence genome. Proteins encoded here:
- the LOC117343550 gene encoding muscarinic acetylcholine receptor M4-like, whose amino-acid sequence is MALLTQNVSIVVDTTTAFLCPDNSTPPCQCNDTFTNVTCTDDTSPAWAGPPYPMWLTILLGAMAAVVVLVTVLGNILVLIAFAVERSIRQPTNYFIASLAVSDLLIGTFSMPCFTLYLLLGYWPLGDIICDLWLSLDWTVCLASQYTVFFITVDRFFSVKIPAKYRNWRTEKKVIIMIAFTWIIPCAVFFTSIIGWQYFVGERTVDKYECEVQFMSDPLFTFLLTIGYYWTTLFVMIGLYTGIYRVALSLQKKAEAKHKKMTTAMSHTAHESKKKARAVDAGAASQNSRKRTENNNARHLRGVDTTSFTKPPEEDRSSSPAFASDEENSSSQEGACGSSKTPLTGKHADDDDDDQTCFVNSAVQTDTTYRPSLKGMLGVSFGHVSKLAFSITASSVTLPNDHGEAEEELNTPLPDALPPAYDTVVIPPENNYPKKVNNSNSINELAVDDVISGCKYIDEDSLKSLASAENIKLLSDPGTNNDSSADEGSSPIWKRRADKYMPIPIPANSNNTNMEVIEEDQTMDTDLEHMAPNNLPSNGKAAVTGKPHRKPLDSVRSNDTSASSERRFGSPFHALVKSMREKQLKRQKAARQREQKKSKSENRARKAFRTITFILGAYVLCWTPYHVMVFIIGLCGGYDCINIKLYQFTYWLCYLNSPVNPFCYALANQQFKRTFLRIMRFDFHRT